In the Pelmatolapia mariae isolate MD_Pm_ZW linkage group LG10_11, Pm_UMD_F_2, whole genome shotgun sequence genome, TGTGTAATTTATCATTCTGGCATTAGGATCAATGTAGGAGGCCCATGCAGCTATGTTAGTGATTCCAACTGGCAAGAAGAACATGACCACAAGGATCAGGTGAGAAGTACAAGTTTTTAACACTCTGACTCGTTCCTCTCTTGACGTAGTCCTCCTCAGTGCTATGGAAATACAGATATATGTAACTACTATGAATGCTAGGGGAATGATGAGAATTATAATGACTAGGGACATTGCCAGGTTGAAATTTACAGATGTATCATTACAAGCTAGACGAAAGACTGGCCCATGATCACAATAAAAGCTGTTTATTACTAAAGATctacaaaatgaaagacaattAAGAAGCCCAACCATGGTTGCAATTACACTCACCAAAAAGATCCATACAATCAGAAGAATAGCAGCAATTGATGTTTCAGTAACAATACTATGATACCTTAAAGGGAGACAAATTGCTATAAGCCTGTCATATGCCATCGTGACAAGTGTCCATGACTGCACACttgtaaagaaaacaacaaagaacatATAACTTAAACAGGCGTCATAGATGATGTATCTCCTGTCAAACAGAAAAGTATCTAAAAGTTTGGGGATGAGAGCTGTGCTCCCACACAAATCTGTCAAAGCCATGTTAAACACAATCATGTATTTAGGAGTATGAAGAGTCTTCACCAGCCAAATAACTGAGAGAAGAAAGCCATTCCCCAAAACAGTCATGATGTAGACAAAACACAGGAAGACATAGAAATACCTAATATGAGGGATGTTGGAAAATCCACTGATATAAAATTTTTCAGGCCGAACAAATGTGTTATTAAACATGGTAGTGGCTTGGTTTTCTGATCCCATTCAAATATTTGTTTCCCTAAACATAAAAAGAGCAGAATACATAAAAGAGAATGATGTACATGATTCTTGCTGTGGCAAAACCTAACCCCACATCAGACTCTATCAAGCACACAATGCAGCAAAGAATGTTGTAGTGTATTGAGTTTATGCCATCCATCAGTGAGCTGATGTAACATGGATGGTGGCTATGTTGCATAAGATATAGTGCTAAATCATTACTGACGTAATAATTTAGTCAACACTAAACACAATACAATGAAAGTGGAACTgtaaaggaaattaagtgattGAAATTGAACTGGTCacaccagcatcgaatccatccaagttacatggtttattaaaataatcaaattacagcatttacatttatgttagactacttttaattaagagctttagcccacttacaatgaaaatttaaaaaaaaacccatcttgCTCAAGatctgtgtagtatgttaacactattggaagtaaaaataacttgaactccaattttgaaaacacaactttctttctttctttttttttttttataaagctctgacttgtattatgagtatgagtctgtggtctgggagagagtcctgtaactctctgtctgcaaaatacagtaaataatgaccaatgttgggcaattaattatatagttacttcttcaaaaaagtaacagttttgcaaacaacaaagttttttgcagctgtttacctaaaaatgcagccaaggcgtttttttttttttaataaacatttcaaactatttacagaacaatcaggtgttctgcatcaattcagtagtcgcctcattattctgacacacacaacaaaactattgactacactacacactcactacacaagatttgcgctaaacgtcgcaaatctctcacatgtcAAAACACtgccatcactcctaaaacttccccctttccTAAACAAGTAAatggtatgtttttttttttgttttgttttttttttgtctgtcccatttggttctttagccgtcagaattgttgtctgaagaccaacaaggataccaaatggatttattttgccaaatggatcatcatggcattgccgtattggtccatttgatcaacttttgttgttattatttattttattttcagtagttacagatgagacagacatgattgggggataggaaagggagaaagaaagagaggaaggaaaagaaaaacagaagggaagagggacagtgagaaagggcacttacaatgacaaagagaaaaaaaaaatctcctggatcacctgttgagagaaaaagaatagaaaacaagcaaaaaaaaaaaacaaagcaacatactaaacacaacaccatcatgttaatctagctaagtgtaaacagcaataaatactaaatattgaatgttgttgtgcagcacagacagcgcacaatgtgctttgaagtagcagctaagaaaggtgtagtttatgtctacgaacagtgaacacccatgtgcacacccgtgtggatcagcgcgcttgtatacagaaggtttccccatgtaacggtctgctagagggtgtggagggccatagccccgtcccccagggcatgaagcaggcatggaggagatccaggctccagacatccagggaccccagagtgcgagagcccaaggagtaccaccggaggggcatccgtgccaccctcctgggaagggctgaggagatccccagacgaggggtcacccagtagccacggagcagaagccagagggggctgcactggcgcgcccgccggctctgccggcagccagctgtgccagagtgaaccgagctgcaggccccgaggccggaggttcgagggccccctttgccccggaagaggcctgaccgagcgacaggcaccaggccccgccaagtagccaccgggagtgagctggtgtatacctgagcgcccagccccggacaccaagaaccaccaatgcaccgacccctgagtgcatcagttaccggcagggagtgtggtgaggggagataggcctccacactttggagggcctgggtgttcccagggaggtggagtctaagacctgacctgacatataaacacagacaaacaggcacacacagacacaaacatgcattcccaccctcatgcacacatatacaaacactcagcactcatccaacgtaggaatagacatatatgcacatgtacacacaatcgcactccccaaacatactctataccccgggtccaggtaccctcgcccccagagggggaaacggcacccagacccaagagatgtgaccctttccccccggggtggaggcaagcagaccgccccaggcctcgcggaagcagggaggccaatctgtcagccaacacctcctcccagccccccgccccgatggctggcagagaacgggggtgtgtgaagaccccatacctccctcctcccgctcatgtatagtgttgctgcgtgttgttctaaagtgcatttaaaacaggggagggcatggtgctgctgccggagagcagcaggtgttagcacggcccctcccgagaaccctcaatgtctacatggatttaaaattgagaggtgggcaccggcgccagaggtagggttgaatactcagaccattcactggacgccgttggcgtggtcaccctcaaggccctatatatatatgtgtgtgttatgacagtgtgaataatgtggatgtctaagttgtggaataaaattgaggcacaggtggccagaaggggacagagggggggggatgtctcccctgcaccctggtgacacacccatcTTTCATCTTTGgtgaacagaaccaaagagcgtggatgtaattgtctggtgtattgccttgacagtgtgagcagttgttggaagatgtaaagcccatcttgaacatccgatgaccagtatagtgcactctatgtagtattttatattgtattaattgcagactgggatttttaatcaatttaaaggtttttaagcatacctgagaccagaagttttggtctaagcttactgataaatctgcttcccactttgcaataggaagggatactgattcatctattttagaaagtgttctgtatattttagataataatttgggggatttaagagtaagaaaatgtaccacacttggtggtgtttgtaattcagcttgactggggtaaaatttcttttttactatggatttaatttgttgatattctaaaaaccttttcttgttgatcccatattgtgcaactagtctgtcaaatgaaataaattctgttccctctaatatatgttctaagtatttaattcctttacaactccattctggaaaattaatcatattattgttttgtaatatgtcagggttattccagataggtgtacgtttgcatgggattaatgaagactccgttatttttagaaactcccaccatgctgtcagagaagagctgatgttaacacttttgaagcattcatatcttttgatgtttgagctgataaatggtaggtctgaaatctctagatcattgcatagtgcctgttcaacatctagccagggctcatctaagagggtatgttttaaccattctgaaatgaactgaagcctgttggctaaaaagtattgttgaaaattaggcagatctaatcctcctttatccttagttctttgtagcgtttttaagctgatacgcgggggtttatctttccaaaggaatttagaaatatatgaatccagagatctgaaccaatcttgtgatggtttgttagggatcattaaaaataagtaatttatttttggcaagatcatcatttttatagtggcgacccttcccatgagtgatatgggtaaagatttccatctagtcagatcaccttctactttcttaagaagtgggatgtggtttaatttagttaagtctgaaagcttaggagaaacattaatacccaaatatttaatgtttccagattgtagtggggcagaagaagagttatggaaggagcagttaatgggaagaactgtagattttgaccagttaattgaataatctgaaactcttgaaaaccagtttattagagtaattacctcagaaaggttggtttgtgagttttgcagaaaaagcaacacatcatctgcatagagactgattttatgttctacgttcttacattttatgcccttaattgttgtggcctgtctaaatgctgccgctagtggttcgataaaaattgcaaaaagtgaaggggagagtgggcatccctgcctggtgcccctcaggagacagaagctggaggatgtctggtcatttgtcctgatacaagctgttggagaattgtataatattcttatccagtttatgaaagaggttccaaaaccaaatttgtgtaaagttgcaaatagaaatttccagtttactCTGTCAAAccctttttctgcatctagagataatattatggtttcaatgtttttactgcatgagtagtctattaaattaagtaatctacgagtgtttgttgatgagtgtctaccttttatgaaaccagtttggtcaggatgaattaaaaggggggttattttctctagtctctttgagagagctttgcagattattttgaggtctacatttataagagatattggacgatagcttgagggaaataaagggtccttgcctggttttagtaggagactaatgttggcagaattcatatttgatggaagtctgccattttccttgatttcctgcaacattccgcGGAATACTGGTGCCAATACTGGGAGATCTCGTttggctctcagcgaaggcggtcgcacttttctcctctcctccttcccctatcttccctgcttagccgcttatgtccttgtcttgtctcgtgctttttttttcttactaccctggaacactctctcacagccggtgtctaaaacctaaagagaactatggatttgatcaactggtctctgaatgctattgacaccctcttctcaacgagaagtttgggctcgggagagcctgagtgccctggagggactttccctgctggatacacgatggacgggtggcagacatggaggatcgtgtgcctggcgggactgtcgatcgaggacgctgaagatatctacctattcggaaccatgatagcagggttcttgctgatcggagctggcttggccctggcttatcggagaatCAAGACAGCGGGACTGGCTGCTCAAACCCCCACCAAGCTGCCTGCTGAGATTGGATTGACTGGACGAGGCGCGGCTTCTCAGAAAGGGCTCACAGACGGGGACATGGTCAAGAGCTTGGAGGCTATTGCagctgcagtgaatactcagaataacatctctgagcggatactgggacacatcagggaagaatcagCTCTAATCAACAAGTATGGGCGAAAGCTGGAAaacatcacggatcagttggctgcAGTCGCGAGGTCTCAGAACCggctctgtgagcaaaagattgacaagaccacggaattgaaggttaacaacatcatggagaaactgacggctatccaacgggagatggagagatcagtgtcggagtgctaaaacaatacagctcgaaattctcatgagctGTTGGAAAGAAATCACCATCTTAATACGGCTACCcctccggcgccagctgcgggctcaaggctggagccgatcaAAACAATCCGAGATAACGCCTGTGTTGACATTGTTCCTCCCCATTctaaggccacctgggttggctggcagactgtttacttagcctggcagggcgaaggacactgtctccgctgaactatggacacgcacacacatacacttacactgaaaaccacacacttatccccctccctttccaaacgccttcgatgcttgtttcctgtgggggaacacggcgggtctACGTGCCGCGCTGGATAAGATAGCGCTGTGCGAGGCGGCTGCTGGGTTTGCTTCACATTGCTCCTTACCCATCACCCTACCGTGTGGCTTGTTATGTCTTCCCAATGTTGTgtcacatttatgtgcttttttgtgcagaggagttttttttgtttcctgttctcgtgctgtcctaccatggaagcatagcatgagaaggggtctctttttttcctcttgtactttcccattgtaatgtacatttcaatgtttttctctccaatgctaccaatctccgactgtatccccatgtgatgtctgtgtgtctatgtaaggtcggggggggtcccatttcactgcaggacccccctgcatgtgacgaataaagccttgattgattgattgattgattgaaaattgtccagaattctttgtagaattctgcaggaaagccgtcgggacctggagccttattattgggcatacttatcagggcttcctggagttcacctggcgtcagtggcgaatccagtgccattgcttgactgtctagtaatttCGGAAGATTtacgttgtcaagaaactgatcaatttcattattagatgggtttatttgtggtgaatataaagtttcatagaaatccctaaaaatgttgtttattcttccagggtcatatattgtgttccccaatagatctttaacagcacatatagttgttttttctttatttatttttaactggttagctagaaatcgaccggatttgttactgtgttcaaaattctgcaagcgaagtctttgtactaggaattctgtttttttattaataatttcatttaattctagttttgttttgcatattttgttcattatttcttgatcttggtgggacgcgtaggcttcttctaaggatttgatgtttttttctaattcctgaatatttttgttttcttctttctttttatgtgatgagaaagaaattattttacctctcatcacagctttccctgcttcccatagaacagaagcagatgttccgggagtgtcgttaaagtctaaatatgaagtccattcttttttaaaatatttaataaagtcttcatctttgagcagtgatgtgttaaatctccagtttttacttggtgtagtattattcttgtgcatcaatgttaaagatacaggagcatgatcgctgacagctatagggtgaatctcagtatctgaaatgtcactcagcagtgagctgctgaccaaaaaataatccagacgagaataGGAGTGAggaacatgtgagaagaaagaatattccttactgttggggtggagggagcgccatgcatcgcaaaggccatagtcgctcatatactgtttgattatatttgtggactgccaattacgctgagttcctgttgtgttgagcctatccatttcttcatttagtcccaggTTGAGGTCTCCCCCAAGAATGAGTGTGCAATCaaggtgttcagagagtgcactaaaaaaaccgtggaagaatgagggatcatcaacatttggaccgtatatacttacaatgcatagctttttgttcaatattgatagtttaataattagaaatctaccctctggatctataactgtatcgagtactgtaaaattaacatttttatgtatt is a window encoding:
- the LOC134635300 gene encoding olfactory receptor 8G17-like yields the protein VHSGTAGNNTFVRPEKFYISGFSNIPHIRYFYVFLCFVYIMTVLGNGFLLSVIWLVKTLHTPKYMIVFNMALTDLCGSTALIPKLLDTFLFDRRYIIYDACLSYMFFVVFFTSVQSWTLVTMAYDRLIAICLPLRYHSIVTETSIAAILLIVWIFLVSVIATMVGLLNCLSFCRSLVINSFYCDHGPVFRLACNDTSVNFNLAMSLVIIILIIPLAFIVVTYICISIALRRTTSREERVRVLKTCTSHLILVVMFFLPVGITNIAAWASYIDPNARMINYTLTNTIPPLLNPIVYALKTEEVKNAIKKLCKRNNVSNTVTKW